Proteins encoded by one window of Magnetospirillum sp. WYHS-4:
- a CDS encoding uracil-DNA glycosylase family protein: MSIEPLATALAEARACILCRDRLPLGPRPVLRAEAGARLLIVGQAPGTRVHETGIPWNDPSGDRLRDWMGVDRETFYDATRIAIVPMGLCYPGRDAKGGDNPPCPECAPLWHPRIRPLLPDIRLTLLVGRYAQAFYLGTRRHNDLTGTVAAWRDYLPDFLPLPHPSWRNTAWLKRHPWFTEELLPELRRRVTGLS; encoded by the coding sequence ATGAGTATCGAGCCCCTCGCCACAGCCCTCGCCGAAGCCCGCGCCTGCATCCTGTGCCGGGACCGCCTGCCCTTGGGCCCGCGGCCGGTGCTGCGGGCGGAAGCGGGCGCCCGCCTGCTGATCGTCGGCCAGGCGCCCGGTACCCGCGTGCACGAAACCGGCATTCCCTGGAACGATCCGTCGGGCGACCGCCTGCGGGACTGGATGGGAGTGGACCGCGAAACCTTCTACGACGCCACCCGCATCGCCATCGTCCCCATGGGGCTCTGCTATCCGGGCCGCGACGCCAAAGGAGGCGACAATCCGCCGTGTCCCGAATGCGCCCCCCTTTGGCACCCCCGTATCCGGCCGCTGCTGCCCGATATCCGCCTGACCTTGCTGGTCGGCCGATATGCCCAGGCCTTCTACCTGGGAACTAGGCGGCACAATGACCTGACCGGAACCGTGGCCGCCTGGCGGGACTACCTGCCGGACTTCCTGCCCCTGCCTCATCCCAGCTGGCGCAACACCGCCTGGCTGAAGCGTCATCCCTGGTTCACCGAAGAGTTACTGCCGGAACTGCGTCGACGGGTGACCGGGCTGTCGTGA
- a CDS encoding thioredoxin family protein: MQGLWKPFDEAAIPALVAQGRTVFVDVTAEWCITCRVNKSLVLSQDEVRQRLAVPGVIAMQADWTRPDEAISRYLARFGRYGIPFNAVYGPGLPEGLALPELLTRDKVLEALARAAEK, translated from the coding sequence ATGCAAGGGCTGTGGAAGCCCTTCGACGAGGCGGCCATCCCGGCCCTGGTGGCCCAGGGCCGGACCGTCTTCGTCGACGTCACGGCCGAATGGTGCATCACCTGCCGGGTCAACAAGTCCCTTGTCCTGTCCCAGGACGAGGTGCGCCAACGCTTGGCGGTCCCCGGCGTCATCGCCATGCAGGCGGACTGGACGCGGCCCGACGAGGCCATTTCCCGCTATCTGGCGCGCTTCGGGCGTTATGGCATCCCTTTCAACGCGGTCTATGGGCCCGGCCTGCCCGAAGGCCTCGCCTTGCCGGAACTGCTGACCCGCGACAAAGTCCTGGAGGCCCTGGCGCGAGCGGCGGAGAAATAG
- a CDS encoding peroxiredoxin produces the protein MIKVGDRIPSGTFKELGDEGFNDVSTDAVFKGRKVVMFGIPGAFTPTCSQQHLPGYVSKAGDLKSKGIDEIVCMAVNDAFVMKAWGDAQGAAGKVRMLADGNGTLTKAMGLDLDASGFGMGLRCHRFSMMVEDGVVKTLHVEPNPGALDQAACEVILKEV, from the coding sequence ATGATCAAGGTCGGCGATCGCATTCCGTCCGGGACCTTCAAGGAACTGGGCGACGAGGGCTTCAACGACGTCTCCACGGACGCCGTGTTCAAGGGACGCAAGGTGGTGATGTTCGGCATCCCCGGCGCCTTCACCCCCACCTGTTCGCAGCAGCACCTGCCGGGCTACGTTTCCAAGGCCGGCGACCTGAAATCCAAGGGCATCGACGAAATCGTCTGCATGGCGGTCAACGACGCCTTCGTGATGAAGGCCTGGGGCGACGCCCAGGGCGCGGCGGGCAAGGTGCGCATGCTGGCCGACGGCAACGGCACCCTGACCAAGGCCATGGGGCTGGATCTGGACGCGTCGGGCTTCGGCATGGGCCTGCGCTGCCATCGCTTTTCCATGATGGTGGAAGACGGGGTGGTGAAGACCCTGCACGTGGAACCCAACCCCGGCGCGCTGGACCAAGCCGCCTGCGAGGTGATCCTGAAGGAAGTCTGA
- the cas9 gene encoding type II CRISPR RNA-guided endonuclease Cas9 (Cas9, originally named Csn1, is the large, multifunctional signature protein of type II CRISPR/Cas systems. It is well known even to general audiences because its RNA-guided endonuclease activity has made it a popular tool for custom editing of eukaryotic genomes.) encodes MSRILGLDVGIGSVGWAIVDLPDIERETGEIVGDFAILEAGSRCFPVPEDAKTKELSNKKRRQFRGQRKVIRRRRGRMKEIRALLAAQGLPADPGPVRETEGDAARRAGLVWHLRAEGLERELTSDEWARVLIHLAKHRGFKSTSKRDHGDNNSDSGKMLSAIKAMEGRMVGGTTVGALLARDPDFADRKRNRSGDYSHTLPRWLLEEETAKLFSAQAAHGNPAVGEGFAAAYLKVAFDQRKPRHDTDSLGECAFVKGEKRAPRQAPSFERFRFLSKLNSLRLVAPGIRPRAFSPDELRKAQGLFASHKEITYKTLRGKLKLPEAVRFEGVVKEKENKDPETRKIASFEGTIALKDALGEARFSALSPETLDAAAGILRFVDDLDCLRERLALAGLDEGDVKALTEPASLKAWSGFTGIGHLSTAACRRLRPHLEEGLVYSDACNREGWDHRETLDGGLDKVNNPVVAKSVREAMGQVRVAMAAFKPDLVHLEMARDLGKSPEERDKITKGLNERTAEREKIRETLRELLKKEPNGEEMERYELWCEQNHRCPYTDEAIPPGRFLDDAFQVDHILPYSRSGDDSFRNKVLCTTKANQEKRNRSAWEWFGESDPERWALFEARVDGCKSMHKEKRRKLLMRTFADREKDYRARHMNDTRYAMRVLKREIETLCPQLETKEDEKRRLFTRPGAVTALARKAWGLNGLKADGILGDRDHALDAIVLACISEAWLQHLTKLAQVSEEIRYGKVTARLPTPLGAGKENKERFRQMVKAAAEGVFVSRSETRRGRGGFHNATHYGFSRNDDGQEVQYERVAVVDLKPEDLDRLKGDPERIRPLREVLTAWLAKAADLKVKPEKLFKDDPPRMPGVNGPVLRRVRLERKKAQSGIKIPRGDAQVHVDMDSLVRTDVFEKGGKYYLVPVYAWQVATMAEPPMRAIVAAKPEDQWETLDKAHVFHFSLHPDAYVKARNRTGEVFEGYYVGVDRATGGLTLRPHDGNGKPARPGTRLLAEFKKFHVDRFGRLHEIEKEPRIWRGAVWS; translated from the coding sequence ATGTCGCGGATTCTGGGTCTGGATGTGGGAATCGGTTCGGTGGGCTGGGCGATCGTGGATTTGCCCGATATCGAACGGGAAACCGGGGAAATCGTCGGCGACTTCGCCATCCTGGAAGCCGGAAGCCGCTGCTTTCCGGTGCCCGAGGACGCGAAGACCAAGGAACTGAGCAACAAGAAGCGCCGCCAGTTCCGCGGCCAGCGCAAGGTGATCCGCCGCCGCCGGGGCCGCATGAAGGAAATCCGGGCCCTGCTTGCCGCGCAGGGCCTGCCCGCCGATCCCGGACCGGTCCGGGAGACGGAGGGCGACGCGGCCCGCCGGGCCGGCTTGGTCTGGCATCTGCGGGCCGAAGGGCTGGAACGCGAGTTGACATCCGATGAATGGGCGCGCGTCCTCATCCATCTGGCGAAACACCGGGGCTTCAAGTCGACCAGCAAACGCGACCACGGCGACAACAACAGCGATTCCGGCAAGATGCTGTCCGCCATCAAGGCCATGGAGGGCCGCATGGTCGGCGGTACGACCGTCGGAGCGCTGCTCGCCCGCGATCCCGACTTCGCCGACCGCAAGCGCAACCGTTCCGGCGACTACAGCCACACGCTGCCGCGCTGGCTGCTGGAGGAGGAAACGGCGAAGCTGTTCTCCGCCCAGGCCGCCCACGGCAATCCGGCCGTCGGCGAAGGGTTCGCGGCGGCCTATCTGAAGGTGGCCTTCGACCAGCGCAAGCCGCGGCATGACACCGACTCCTTAGGCGAGTGCGCCTTCGTCAAAGGCGAGAAGCGCGCCCCCCGGCAGGCGCCGTCCTTCGAACGTTTCCGCTTCCTGTCCAAGCTCAACAGCCTGCGCCTCGTGGCGCCGGGCATCCGGCCGCGCGCCTTCTCGCCGGACGAGTTGCGCAAAGCCCAAGGGCTGTTCGCCAGCCACAAGGAGATCACCTACAAGACCCTGCGCGGCAAGCTGAAGCTTCCCGAAGCCGTCCGCTTCGAAGGGGTGGTGAAGGAAAAGGAGAACAAGGACCCCGAAACCCGCAAGATCGCCTCGTTCGAAGGGACCATCGCCCTGAAGGATGCCCTGGGCGAGGCTCGCTTCTCCGCCCTGTCGCCGGAGACCCTGGACGCGGCGGCCGGGATTCTGCGCTTCGTCGACGACCTGGATTGCCTCCGCGAAAGGCTCGCCCTCGCCGGCCTGGACGAAGGGGACGTCAAGGCCCTGACCGAACCGGCGTCGCTCAAGGCCTGGTCGGGCTTCACCGGCATCGGGCATCTGTCGACCGCCGCCTGCCGCCGTCTGCGCCCCCACCTGGAAGAAGGCCTGGTCTACAGCGACGCCTGCAACCGCGAAGGCTGGGATCACCGCGAGACCCTGGACGGCGGTCTCGACAAGGTGAACAACCCGGTGGTCGCCAAGTCGGTGCGCGAGGCCATGGGTCAGGTCAGGGTCGCGATGGCTGCGTTCAAGCCCGACTTGGTGCATCTGGAAATGGCCCGCGACCTGGGCAAGAGCCCGGAGGAACGGGACAAGATCACCAAGGGCCTGAACGAACGGACCGCCGAACGCGAGAAGATCCGCGAGACGCTGCGCGAACTTCTGAAGAAGGAACCGAACGGCGAGGAGATGGAACGCTACGAACTGTGGTGCGAACAGAACCATCGCTGCCCCTACACCGACGAAGCGATTCCGCCCGGCCGCTTCCTGGACGACGCCTTCCAGGTGGACCACATCCTGCCCTACTCGCGTTCGGGCGACGATTCGTTCCGCAACAAGGTGCTCTGCACGACAAAGGCCAACCAGGAAAAGAGGAACCGCTCCGCCTGGGAATGGTTCGGCGAATCCGATCCGGAACGCTGGGCCCTGTTCGAGGCCCGCGTCGACGGCTGCAAGTCCATGCACAAGGAAAAGCGCCGCAAGCTGTTGATGCGGACCTTCGCCGACCGGGAGAAGGACTACCGCGCCCGGCACATGAACGACACCCGCTACGCCATGCGGGTGCTGAAACGCGAGATCGAAACCCTTTGCCCGCAGTTGGAGACGAAAGAGGACGAAAAGCGCCGCCTGTTCACCCGCCCCGGCGCCGTCACCGCCTTGGCCCGTAAGGCCTGGGGCCTGAACGGCCTGAAGGCGGACGGCATCCTGGGGGATCGCGACCACGCCCTGGATGCCATCGTGCTGGCCTGCATCAGCGAGGCCTGGCTGCAGCACCTGACCAAGCTGGCCCAGGTCAGCGAGGAAATCCGCTACGGCAAGGTGACGGCCCGGCTGCCTACGCCGCTGGGCGCGGGGAAGGAAAACAAGGAACGCTTCCGCCAGATGGTCAAGGCCGCCGCCGAAGGCGTCTTCGTCTCGCGCTCGGAGACGCGGCGCGGGCGGGGTGGCTTTCACAACGCGACCCATTACGGATTCTCTCGGAATGACGATGGCCAGGAAGTCCAGTATGAGCGGGTTGCGGTGGTCGACCTGAAGCCGGAGGACCTGGATCGGCTCAAGGGCGATCCGGAACGCATCCGGCCCCTGCGGGAAGTCCTGACCGCCTGGCTGGCCAAGGCCGCCGACCTCAAGGTCAAGCCGGAAAAGCTGTTCAAGGACGATCCGCCGCGCATGCCGGGGGTCAACGGCCCGGTACTGCGCCGGGTGCGGCTGGAACGCAAGAAGGCCCAGAGCGGCATCAAGATCCCGCGCGGCGATGCCCAGGTCCATGTGGACATGGATTCCCTGGTCCGCACCGACGTCTTCGAGAAGGGCGGGAAATACTACCTGGTGCCGGTCTACGCCTGGCAGGTCGCCACGATGGCGGAACCGCCCATGCGGGCGATCGTCGCCGCCAAACCGGAAGACCAGTGGGAGACGCTGGACAAAGCCCATGTCTTCCACTTCAGCCTGCATCCGGATGCCTATGTCAAAGCTCGCAACAGGACGGGCGAGGTCTTCGAGGGATACTACGTTGGGGTCGACCGGGCCACGGGAGGCTTGACGCTTCGCCCCCATGACGGAAACGGAAAGCCGGCCCGTCCTGGAACCCGGCTCCTCGCCGAATTCAAGAAGTTCCACGTCGACCGCTTCGGCCGCCTGCACGAAATCGAGAAGGAGCCCCGGATATGGCGTGGCGCGGTGTGGTCCTGA
- the cas1 gene encoding type II CRISPR-associated endonuclease Cas1 codes for MAWRGVVLTRPAALSLDGGCCLVDSEDGAIRLAFEDISYLVLDTQRVSLTGALLARFAEEKVLLVACDGSHLPTGALLPLQGHHRQTESLRLQLAAPEGLKGKLWQRLIRAKILNQGRVLEAVKGDGAGRAFRAMAERVQPGDPDNVEARAARDHFGGLFDDFRRQPQDGDPRNSMLNYAYAILRAGIARGLAAQGFHPALGIHHDGVGNAFNLADDLIEPWRPLADLHVVRHLERRADEGEDLTVADRRELARLLVAEARFGDETTSVVTGIERMADGLAAAFRRKNPALLPLPEPVVP; via the coding sequence ATGGCGTGGCGCGGTGTGGTCCTGACCCGGCCGGCCGCCCTGTCCCTGGACGGCGGCTGTTGCCTGGTGGACAGCGAGGACGGGGCGATCCGCCTGGCCTTCGAGGACATCTCCTACCTGGTGCTCGACACCCAGCGGGTGAGCTTGACCGGCGCCCTGCTGGCCCGCTTTGCGGAAGAGAAGGTGCTGCTTGTCGCCTGTGACGGCAGCCACCTTCCCACGGGTGCCTTGTTGCCCCTGCAAGGACACCATCGCCAGACCGAATCCTTGCGCCTGCAACTGGCGGCGCCTGAGGGGCTCAAGGGAAAGCTCTGGCAACGTCTGATCCGCGCCAAGATTCTCAACCAGGGCCGCGTGCTGGAAGCGGTGAAGGGCGACGGGGCGGGACGGGCCTTCCGGGCCATGGCGGAACGGGTCCAACCGGGCGATCCCGACAACGTGGAAGCCCGGGCCGCCCGCGACCACTTCGGCGGCCTGTTCGACGACTTCCGCCGCCAGCCTCAGGACGGCGATCCGCGCAATTCCATGCTGAACTACGCCTACGCCATCTTGCGGGCCGGCATCGCCCGCGGCCTGGCGGCGCAGGGCTTCCACCCGGCGCTGGGCATCCATCACGACGGCGTCGGCAACGCCTTCAACCTCGCCGACGACCTGATCGAGCCCTGGCGCCCTTTGGCCGACTTGCATGTGGTCCGCCACCTGGAACGGCGCGCGGACGAAGGGGAGGATCTGACGGTCGCCGACCGGCGCGAACTGGCTCGCCTGTTGGTCGCGGAGGCCCGCTTCGGTGACGAAACGACATCGGTCGTCACCGGCATCGAACGCATGGCGGACGGCCTGGCGGCGGCCTTCCGGCGCAAGAACCCGGCCCTGCTGCCCCTGCCGGAGCCGGTGGTTCCGTGA
- the cas2 gene encoding CRISPR-associated endonuclease Cas2 produces MSVEEARFMWLFCFFDLPVKMKEERRAATRFRNYLLGDGFNMLQYSVYVRVVRDQDGADKHMARLTRNMPRKGSVRALIVTERQYARMKTLLGEKKAHEKPAGDQLLLL; encoded by the coding sequence GTGAGCGTCGAGGAGGCCCGCTTCATGTGGCTGTTCTGTTTCTTCGACCTTCCGGTGAAGATGAAGGAGGAGCGGCGCGCCGCCACCCGCTTCCGCAACTACCTGCTGGGCGATGGATTCAACATGCTGCAGTACTCGGTCTACGTCCGGGTGGTCCGAGACCAGGATGGCGCCGACAAGCACATGGCCCGGCTGACCCGCAACATGCCGAGGAAGGGTAGCGTGCGCGCCCTCATCGTCACCGAACGCCAGTACGCCCGCATGAAGACCCTGCTGGGCGAGAAGAAAGCACACGAGAAACCAGCCGGGGATCAGTTGCTGCTGTTGTGA
- a CDS encoding complement resistance protein TraT, with amino-acid sequence MVYKPVPESRTVSVRPMDNSDENLVLQAELVRVLQAKGYTVVKDAPLVLVFETRDEAGSWSDGGRRTLLELQASGGGIGGDTQRARINVFDSQAGGLFNEGQGGTRVVTPDRYRLDLTLEEKGQRLWQGWATAETRLGSSVAASKPMIGPLVDNIGRTVRRQAITIP; translated from the coding sequence ATGGTTTATAAGCCCGTGCCCGAAAGCCGGACCGTCAGTGTCCGCCCGATGGATAATTCGGACGAGAACCTGGTTCTGCAAGCCGAACTGGTGAGGGTGCTGCAGGCCAAGGGCTACACGGTGGTCAAGGATGCTCCCCTGGTTCTCGTCTTCGAGACGCGCGACGAAGCCGGTTCCTGGTCGGACGGCGGCCGCCGCACCTTGCTGGAACTGCAGGCTTCCGGCGGCGGCATCGGCGGGGACACTCAGCGCGCCCGCATCAACGTCTTCGACAGCCAAGCCGGCGGCCTGTTCAATGAAGGCCAGGGCGGCACCCGGGTTGTGACTCCGGACCGTTACCGGCTCGACCTGACGCTGGAGGAAAAGGGGCAGCGCCTCTGGCAGGGCTGGGCCACCGCGGAAACCCGCCTGGGATCGTCGGTCGCCGCCAGCAAGCCCATGATCGGTCCTCTGGTCGACAACATCGGCCGCACGGTCCGCCGCCAAGCCATCACCATTCCTTGA
- a CDS encoding ATP phosphoribosyltransferase regulatory subunit: MSDLAEIALLPAGLNDALAPEAAFEAQAVARLMRSFAARGYQRVRPPLMEFEESLFAGNGQAMAKHAFRLMDPVSRRMMALRPDMTLQVARIATTRLKKAPRPLRLSYAGPVLRVKGSQSNPERQFDQAGVELIGASAPEGDIEVILMAVESLIELGVAGLSVDLGMPPLVGALLAGLEGDALANARAALDRKDAAALAGQADVLGERLAAVLSALLAASGAADKALAVLEDLDLPPAAATEREALVEVARRVRREAPDLNLTVDAVENRGFEYHAGVSFTLFARGVTGELGRGGRYRAGVGVGRAEAATGVTLFMDPVLQSLPAPSDRHAIFLPAGTPGADGRRLRDEGWTTVAGLDAGRDAAAEARLMNCSHLWKDGKVTEL; this comes from the coding sequence ATGAGCGATCTTGCCGAAATCGCCCTGCTGCCGGCCGGCCTGAACGATGCGCTGGCCCCGGAGGCCGCCTTCGAGGCCCAGGCCGTGGCGCGCCTGATGCGGTCCTTCGCGGCGCGCGGCTACCAGCGGGTGCGTCCGCCCCTGATGGAATTCGAGGAAAGCCTGTTCGCCGGCAACGGCCAAGCCATGGCCAAGCATGCCTTCCGGCTCATGGACCCGGTGTCGCGGCGCATGATGGCGCTCCGGCCCGACATGACGCTCCAGGTGGCCCGCATCGCCACCACCCGTCTGAAGAAGGCCCCGCGCCCCCTGCGGCTCAGCTACGCCGGGCCGGTGCTGCGGGTCAAGGGTTCCCAGTCGAACCCGGAACGCCAGTTCGACCAAGCCGGCGTGGAACTGATCGGCGCTTCGGCCCCGGAGGGAGACATCGAGGTCATCCTGATGGCAGTCGAGTCCCTGATAGAGCTGGGCGTGGCCGGCCTGAGCGTCGATCTCGGCATGCCGCCTCTGGTGGGCGCCCTGCTGGCCGGTCTGGAGGGCGATGCCTTGGCGAACGCCCGCGCCGCCCTGGATCGCAAGGACGCCGCGGCCCTTGCCGGGCAGGCCGACGTTCTGGGCGAGCGCTTGGCCGCGGTCCTTTCGGCCCTGCTGGCCGCCTCGGGAGCGGCCGACAAGGCCCTGGCCGTACTGGAGGACCTCGATCTGCCGCCGGCCGCCGCCACCGAGCGGGAGGCCCTTGTCGAAGTGGCCCGCCGGGTGCGCCGCGAGGCCCCCGACCTGAACCTGACCGTCGATGCCGTGGAAAACCGGGGTTTCGAATACCACGCCGGCGTCAGCTTCACCCTGTTCGCCCGCGGTGTGACGGGCGAACTGGGGCGTGGCGGGCGCTATCGGGCCGGCGTGGGGGTCGGACGGGCAGAAGCGGCGACCGGCGTCACCCTGTTCATGGACCCAGTCCTGCAGTCCCTGCCCGCCCCGTCGGATCGCCATGCCATCTTCCTGCCGGCCGGCACGCCGGGCGCGGACGGGCGGCGGCTCAGGGACGAGGGCTGGACCACGGTGGCCGGCCTGGACGCCGGCCGGGACGCCGCCGCCGAGGCCCGCCTGATGAATTGCAGCCATCTATGGAAAGATGGCAAAGTCACGGAACTCTGA